The segment AATCGGTTACGCAAAAGATAGAAGAAATGGGCAAACATTTCTCTCTATTCTAACCGGGTATAGCTATCTTAAGGTAGTGGTTTGTATCGCCAGCAATACATTAACTAGAAAATAATAATCAGGCGCAAACTATGTAGCGTAACAAAGGTTCAGCAGCGGTAGAATATTCTGCACAAGAAGTTGCATGAGCAAGCCCAGTGATATTGAGTTGCGTTTGTTTTTAGATTCCAACCCGGCCGCGCTTTAGGTTCATATTCCAAAAACTTTCTTTAAATATGTTTTAGCGTGGGAAATCGTGTTTCGTAAGTTGTTTATGGAAGagtcaaaaagaaaaaaaatctatttgggAATAATGTGTACTAATTTTGTTTCTAAAAATCCTTAAAAATTGACTTGTGCAATAATTGAAATacctaaaaaatatttattatcaGGCTGTTGATTAATTGTTTCTATCGTTAGTTTTCTAATATAAGCAGAAATTTCTCTTCTACCTTTGATATCCACTAACAACCAACGCAAACACGTATTTCTGCGAGTTAGAAAGCGACCGATATTGGTGTACATATAACACTCGCATCCTTAATTTGTAGCAACATATGGTAAAGATTCCTTACGCTAGACGTGTGCGTAATCTACATCATCACAGCtatcaaaaagtttaataaagtaCCTTTTCATAATCACTAATTTTAGAACATCtatgacaaaaacaaaaacactcaTACCCATTAATAATAACGCCGTGAGGCAGACCCCAGATGTGGATAGAGACTATCGCATTCCGCGCATAATTTTTCTAAAATGCGGTTCGTATCCAATACGGGTCCAGTGGTGAGAAAAATAGGTATGTAATGTTAATGAGATCATGTTCTCTTCCTGATAGGAGCGCTTTTAACTAAGAAACAAAATCTGAGCAAAAACAGCTACACAATATATGGTGAATCAGTTTCCTTTTCTGATGCGATGCCGCAGCTGAATCGTGTAGGTAAATGCAGAAAACCGCAAAAAAGGGAAACAAGTATTGtttcacacacaaaaaaatgtagtaaaaatagtatttttgtTAACTCTTTTCTAGCAATTTAAATACATGtgtatattaaattaaattaataaaaaaagctAAATCTTTAATGTCAATGAGATGGATGGTGTAATTGAATATGTTTAATGCAACCTCCTGTAGAGGACGAAGGAGCGATGGAAAAAGTTAAATAAATATAGTACATAAGGTGGTAAATATCAATAGCTGAaaaatacacatacacacagaaaaaCTTGCAAATAAAAGGAAATTATCAAAAAGTAAACTGAAATAATAACTAGGTATGTATAGTAAATATTATCTTCGTAAGCATAAGTTAAAAGTAAATGAAAGCGTAATGACACCGTAAACTTACTTAAAAATGTGAGCAAAAATGGAAAATGTAAAATACTTATGCACGCACGTACTCGTGAAAAAAGCAAGTATTTACTTATGTgaataataaaaaattaatttaaagaaaataaaaatgaatcaaAAGTAGTTGCAGCGGTGCCTTTCTATGgacgacaaaaacgaaagaacttTTCTGCATATAGTTCAGCAAAAATAACTGCTAAACTTTCTAATTATTTTGATATGTGTCATCCAATCCAAAAATAAGTATGAAAAAATAACAGATTTCAATATTGTCTAATATACTTCAAAATGTTCAAATAATTGTTGGCACTTTTTTACAATCACGATTCGTCTGGATTTAGACATTGTTTTGCTATGAACGCCAAATTTCGTAGTAGCGAGTGCTACACGTAAGAGTGCAAACCTTCACCCGCTAATTCTGGTTGATTGCGTCGTTACTTTTGAATTTTTCGACTCAAACCATTGTAGTCCGGAAGGTGGGGTTAAACTGAAGTTTCAGTATTCGTggttgaaacgatggttttgtttgtttttatttgttacCTAACAaatatttagttttagtttatcATCAGTTTTGACTAAAAGTAAGTTTCTATTTTTCGAATAAACAATACCTTTACAGTACCTGTGGTTATGTCAGAACGCCCAATAAGGCCGTATTCTTCAACTTATATTTCCATACaaaattctttaaaattcaGGGTGTCAATTATCCCTCAAGTCAATTATCGCTACCAGAACATAGGTTCtaccgatccttttttctacAGCAGTGAACACAGCCGTTCATTCAATTTCTGTTTTCTGCTGGCTTTTTTAAAAGTATTGTACAGGTTTGGGTGGATCTTAGATATCTGTGTTATTTGGTCACGTTCTACGTGCCTGCATAGTTATTAGACTTATGAACTAAAACAAAATCTAAAAAGTCGAGGTCTTCTGTTTTCCTAGAAAActgcaaagaattttttttctacgaTACTTAAGTTATAatggtttagaaatgaaatctAACTAAAAATAATTCTGTACGTCCCTCATGCGTCACCGGCACGCCTATTGTGGTAGGAAGTGGAGCCATTTAACATAACTTTGTTTAGatgtttatgaagaacaactggtgGTGCAAGTTTTGTTAACATATTCCACAATGTTGCGGAGCAGTACAGAATGAAACTCGAACGACGTAAAAAATATTGTCtgctaagcaaagcaaagcctaggttgttgttgttgttgtttaatgtggttttaaacagttggtcattcaccataaagcctaggtgctacattccgtaatCGAAActggaccttctgtttttatacgacagactttgcagccagctgttagagtgcaggacaattgcagggccagttgctacgagcttattgactctaacagcctctcccagtcgagattcgaacatacgacgactggcttattagaccagcgtcatacctctaagccaactgggaggttagCTAAGTGCTATAAATGTCCAAATCAACAGCGCGTAATGTGCTGAAGGGTTATAAAGAGTACCTAGGCGTGTAATGGCGACAAAGGACATTCACGTAAACAGAAACTAAGAACCGAGAGCTGAGGATGAAGCTATTGAGGTGCGTTAAAAAGTAGAAAACCACGCACAATATCCTCGTTCGAGAAGGCTATAGGTCTTACAGAATTTGAATCAGAATTTGATagctaaaggcccaaacagaatgctgcgtcaatgcatccgtcagcgtcaatctgacagtaaacccatgggaaaactcaGAATAACGCTAACGGACGCGTTAGCGCACTAacacagcattctgtttggcccttaagaaGCGTGCTAGGTGTTTGTATGAGCaagttttgataaaattcaatggATGTGTTTTTTTGATAGACGACGAGACCTACGTGAAAATTGTTTTGTAGCAACTTCCCTGTCAAAAATTTTACCTTGCAACTGGGCGTGGCGATGTGTCAGGCAAGTATAGGCTCTTATATTTATACTGATTAATTTGCAAAGAAGGCCATAATCTGGCAAGGGACATACTGTGTAATACTCtgaaacttaaaattgaataaaaatgctGCAATCCAGTCATTTATGGTTTTTTTGCGACACTCTAGTCCCGAATTATAGGTTGTTCTATGCATCCATATTAACTTTTGACTAGGCtttaatgatgtcaaggtcgaTAGTAGTTGGCTGCTCGCGATTCATACCTTCGATAGCgatgttaagggggcatagtactttttacaccataatttttgccttatttcaaatatttttatctcGATAATGCGAAAGGCCAatcgaatcgggttttttgcatacaaaacattgcattttatactaatgtttacaattttgttttcatatgggaACCCCTTTCATTTATCCCCCTTCCCCTTTCACTTACGGCTCCTTCAAGATAGTCATTCAAAAATAACATGActtggtaccatggattggcgctgggggcttatccgaattgaaaaattccaaaacgacataaaAGTATATTCAATTATcttgtgtttgacccatcctttttttaaaattcgaaccaTAACAAAATGGTGGAAATTCAAAcatataaaagtaaggtttttagtcgaaaaaattgacttcaaacatttctaaaaatacaaaaattgcaacatcgataaaaggatgggtcaaacactagacaaTTTGGTGgcttcaaaacaaaaacagaattatgagaattgcttgagccgttcttgagctatttatggtaccgatttTCAAAGCTGGTTTCGagaaaacggcgttgaagtttttattcgctgtgtaaacgctccagacatgcgcggtacaaaaagctgtaactttgtcaatttttgcaaTTCATCCAaatgacttcaaacacatatggtcaaaacgttaatctttcaaaataatgattaaaaaaaaaattcggtttttaaaacttgaaaaagtactatgcccccttaaataaTATTCCCGAACGCAATAAATTATAAACGCGTCCGGGgcacatcactcactccaggCTAGCTTTGATTAGCCGCGTCACTATCCGGGaaaccgttttcgtgcattTTCATAATTGTTTGTGCttgactatatcgtatgctgccctgaaatgtACGAAAATATATAGCGTGGGCAGTTGTACTTCCGAAATTTATGGAGGATTTGGAGGAGAGTGAAAACTCGAATCTAGAATATCACCTTGTTGCCGGTGTTGATCAAAATTATCCAGGGAAGTACAATGGCTAGTGGTTTTATGCCATTCTTGTAGAGTTCTGCTGCAAGTCGGCCCTTTCCGGCggatctattattcttcagctggctGATTTCTAGCCGAATcacttcgagatcgggagccgtgGCGCTTTAATCGTTTGTGGGCACttttaggttaacttccgttccgtcttTTTCTGTAAATGTAAATTCGAAGTAttaagggggaccctactctggaaactcgaaaaaatcgaatttaattttttttgcattttcgagacgcttataccttcagaaatgtcatgccaaaaggattttttgatatctgattttacttacttacttacttaaactTACGGCGAATATTGTGGAGTAacctcaagggaagtccattgctgtacgaaactttgaacgcgttttccccgaaaccatgtttttttagctggcggtacgtgtatgaatctcaactgggagaggctgttagaatcaataggatcgtagcaactggccctgcaattattgtcctgcactctaacaactgactgcaaagtctgtcgtataaaaacagaaggtcaagtttcgattacggaatgtagcacctaggctttgctttgctttttacgtgtatgaattatctaatgaaatgaattatctaaattgttacgtagctgtttttcgatatctcaatttttcaattttttaggaGCTCTTAATCggtgatttttgatgaaaaaacacctttcttttggaaaaattgccgccattttggtaatttttcgaattttcaaaaaccgctacgtaaaaCTTAGTTATTGACCTatagcttcaaaatcatccttgaaatccgttttaCGATcatccgttggttcccggcacgtaccgccagtaagaaactattttctagagggtaTTCAAgcgcccacctgccaccagtataataatcactattctggtatccaaaaaatacaaaatatatcttcaaatataccttaacatATAACCAAAATActccaacacttaactataattctagcaacTGAAAAagaatttacgaaaatctattatttttcggtctaccagagtagggtccccccttaaagcGTTGAGTAAAGCGAGCTTCATTGATATTTGTAAATATACCTGTAAACATACGTAGCTGCAGCATTAGTTCAAATAATGTGCACATTCCAACTATTAAGACGGGAGTCATCTACAACACCATATGAAGAGACTATTAAGATTTCTCAGTACGCCGTTGGCGCAAATATATCAAACATGCTACGGAACGCTGCCCTGTGGACATCCACTTTTAACTTACCTTATTGTAAATACATAATGCGCTTGGATGCAAATATAAAACAAATTGCCTCCGAAACTATCCCATAAATCTTATTTTTTAAGAACGAAtaacaatttgattttttttattgttagttGCAGAAATGGCTAAGATTGCTCTTGGTCTTACATCCGGCCAATCTAGCAGTACGAGCGGCACGTCAACGATGTCGGCCAGTGTGGAATCGTCGTCATCGGGAAGCGCACTGACGGCAGTCAAACGTGGCCGCCTGCTGATCCGTCAGCAGCGAATCAAGAAAGAAAGTGATTCATCTTCGTCTGGACAACACTACGGATCCGATCTAGACACACCGGATGGGGGACCAGTATACTCGCCAAATTTGCTCGCAGTTCCGGGACACCATCGTTTCGAACGGCAAATTTCAGAACCGATCATTTCATCTGCACCCACTGGCGCTTCCCCGGAAATACGATCCGTGGGTGTCGACAGGCCTCACGCTGGACATCTGCTGAGCGTACCACAGCAAGCTTACCTTGTCAAACAACATTCCCATCCGCTGCTACCTAGCCAAACCGCCGGTTCCCTCGGAACGCATCAAACGTTCCAAGCGATTTCGTCTTATTCGTTACAACGTCAGCTCTCTCATCCGATAACTACCGTTCAAAGCTCAACCCCGCTTACTCTTCTTACCAGCAGTAGCGGCGCTACACACTACGTAACGCCTTCGTCCGTTAAAACCGATTCAGACGACGAAGGAACTGCAGTCGCCAGCATCCCACAGATCCATCTTCAGTCTGACCGAACAATGAGCCCAACAGTGGTTATTGTTCCCGAAGGAGAATCTTTGCCGCAGCACCATACGGCTTCGAGCAATAGCAGTAACGCTTCATCTATTACCACCACTACTGCAGCAACAAACCCAACCGCAACTACCACGAGTAGCTCTGTAGCTCTACTAGCCGATTTGGCCACACCTCATAGCGCAATTCGCGTTAAAGGAGAAGAGCTATCTCGTTCTGCATCATCTCCATTGGTAAGCTATATATTATTGTCACCATCCTATGATAAAGTCTTTTGTATAATCATTTCAGACAACTTCTCGTTCAGCGGATATCCCTGGGCTGGACAGCCAGCGGTCAAGTCATTGTCCGGTAGTGCGAGAGGGACCAGCATTGGGTTGTAACTTCTGCTGGAACACAATTGATGCTCATGGACGCATTTTGCGACGAAAAACCAAGTACCACTGCCCCGAATGTCAGACCAATCTCTGCATTGTACCGTGTTTCCAAGAGTACCATGAGCGTCAATCTGCCGAAAATCCTGCTCCTACTAGTAACGATAGTTCCGGCCAAGGTGTTAGCGGGAGCAGTAAGTCGGGCCTGAGAAATTACCCCAAGTCAGGATCGATGTAAAGTTTGTTGTATTTGCACTGAAAAGTGACCGTTGGTGATTTATTGTTCGTAGGAGATAATGTTCCCAATTTGCGTGTTGCGCTCACCGAAACACACCGGATCGCTCCCCCGATCTCGGGCTCGGGCCCCGAAAGCTCGGAGCACCGTGATCGCATTACAGTTTGTCGGTGGAGTGAACGGgaaattaatttgattttttggcAAAAGCCCTCCGAATCCTTTGAATGGGAGGCAAACGATACTAAAATGAATCCcgttggagaaaaaaaaaacgtaacGAAGCCTTAATTTTTGGTGGAAATTTTGAAGTAAAAAAACATGTAACTTTGTGAAAGTTACGTTTATGATGTGTGTAGGTAGAATTACCAATCGGTGTTGATATAGTAAGTATTTAGGAACGTGACATTTTAATTTGAAGTGCAGTTTTTTCCAATTAAGTGGAACGGTTGAGCTGTGCTTCAACCGCAACAGTGCGTTCTCTTGGGTAGGTATTGTGTTGTTTTAGTTCAAGATCTTACTTAAAATTTAGATGTTtcacaaaatgaaaaaaaaaaaaacaaaaaaatgttttaggCCTGGTGTCCcgttttttgcattaaattgtTTTATGCGTGTATTCGATCGATAACCGGAGACGTGATATTTTCACGTTTGTTCTCAATAACTTTATGTTGGTCGTAGAAAGTGTTGTCAGGAATCCTTCTCCCATACGCTGACTTTCTTCTATCAAGAAACACGGACGCCAAATTTGATTGAGAATGGTCCAGGCATTCCAGAGCCATGGCGGAATCTACATACAATCATACATACATTGACATTTATATAAATGTAGATGATAGACGTTTCAACGTAATAGGTGAtggtacagaattttacgaagAATCAAAAGTGAAGCTGGATGAAAAAGTACTTTAAAACACAAATCTGCAATGAAACGACAAAATGTGTCACAGTATCATACGAACCAACCGGACATATTTTTTCCTGCATTACTATGAGGTGTTCAATGAATACTATCACATCAATACTGTTGAATTTAACGCTTTCAGTAGGTATTTTTTAAGATTTGATGTTATACAATTAATATAACTTTGTGTCTATTCAATTGGATTTTGAATGACGCGAAAGTTGAGAAGCATTTAATGTAGGATAATACGTTCGTGGTACTCAGAAGTCTGACTGCGTTTGAGTAGACGAGCAATAACCATCTTCACGATTTTGCATACTATCGGCGGGTACATGCATCTAGTTATTTATACTTTGCAGTGGATTGAATAACAATATTTCCGTATAAAAACTATAGCAAAATGGCAGCCATGTGACGAACGATAAGCTAAGCACGGCCGTTAGCAAAGCAACAGCAAATGATGTTATGGTCCTGCAAATAC is part of the Sabethes cyaneus chromosome 2, idSabCyanKW18_F2, whole genome shotgun sequence genome and harbors:
- the LOC128733411 gene encoding protein tramtrack, beta isoform isoform X2 → MSVQQYCLRWNNHQPNFISVFSTLLHNESLVDVTLAAEGRQLQAHKVVLSACSSYFQSLFTANPCQHPIVILKDVQYNDLKTMVDFMYYGEVNVSTEQLPQVLKTAEMLKIKGLAEMPDASAVCKADPSKLDHPDLVGAGLGPGGTGGPESLWGSAESQQQQAAAQQQQQQQQTQQQQYHQQLQAQQTQLRRTPSPTTNMSPAARRKRLRKTSTGSGSLSTERMQQQQHHQQQQQQQEEHGTNNDGTINIVPHLHIQQQVDNISYSTSHSALASLAGAAGGSGNNIRIIKESPSSDVDQQQHESSQESVDDTGHHIPSIIKTEDLSGVTQTIPMDISATSSSVAAVNIPQSQSQHSVAEMAKIALGLTSGQSSSTSGTSTMSASVESSSSGSALTAVKRGRLLIRQQRIKKESDSSSSGQHYGSDLDTPDGGPVYSPNLLAVPGHHRFERQISEPIISSAPTGASPEIRSVGVDRPHAGHLLSVPQQAYLVKQHSHPLLPSQTAGSLGTHQTFQAISSYSLQRQLSHPITTVQSSTPLTLLTSSSGATHYVTPSSVKTDSDDEGTAVASIPQIHLQSDRTMSPTVVIVPEGESLPQHHTASSNSSNASSITTTTAATNPTATTTSSSVALLADLATPHSAIRVKGEELSRSASSPLTTSRSADIPGLDSQRSSHCPVVREGPALGCNFCWNTIDAHGRILRRKTKYHCPECQTNLCIVPCFQEYHERQSAENPAPTSNDSSGQGVSGSSKSGLRNYPKSGSM
- the LOC128733411 gene encoding longitudinals lacking protein, isoforms A/B/D/L isoform X3 — encoded protein: MSVQQYCLRWNNHQPNFISVFSTLLHNESLVDVTLAAEGRQLQAHKVVLSACSSYFQSLFTANPCQHPIVILKDVQYNDLKTMVDFMYYGEVNVSTEQLPQVLKTAEMLKIKGLAEMPDASAVCKADPSKLDHPDLVGAGLGPGGTGGPESLWGSAESQQQQAAAQQQQQQQQTQQQQYHQQLQAQQTQLRRTPSPTTNMSPAARRKRLRKTSTGSGSLSTERMQQQQHHQQQQQQQEEHGTNNDGTINIVPHLHIQQQVDNISYSTSHSALASLAGAAGGSGNNIRIIKESPSSDVDQQQHESSQESVDDTGHHIPSIIKTEDLSGVTQTIPMDISATSSSVAAVNIPQSQSQHSEMAKIALGLTSGQSSSTSGTSTMSASVESSSSGSALTAVKRGRLLIRQQRIKKESDSSSSGQHYGSDLDTPDGGPVYSPNLLAVPGHHRFERQISEPIISSAPTGASPEIRSVGVDRPHAGHLLSVPQQAYLVKQHSHPLLPSQTAGSLGTHQTFQAISSYSLQRQLSHPITTVQSSTPLTLLTSSSGATHYVTPSSVKTDSDDEGTAVASIPQIHLQSDRTMSPTVVIVPEGESLPQHHTASSNSSNASSITTTTAATNPTATTTSSSVALLADLATPHSAIRVKGEELSRSASSPLTTSRSADIPGLDSQRSSHCPVVREGPALGCNFCWNTIDAHGRILRRKTKYHCPECQTNLCIVPCFQEYHERQSAENPAPTSNDSSGQGVSGSSKSGLRNYPKSGSM